From the Pelorhabdus rhamnosifermentans genome, the window AGTGAAATTCCATGTCCAGTTGACCATACTGAATATAATCCACCGTAGCATTTTGAAGTAAATTATCCAAGGTAATCAAAAGCTGCTTTAATTCATGCAACTGTTCTACACGCATATTCTCTATGATCAATTCAGCTGTACGTAACTCAAACATGAGTCGAACATCTAAAAGTTGCAGAATATCCTCCAAAGCAATGCTAGCAACAAATGTCCCCCGACGCGGTATAACCGAAACCAGCCCCTCCATCATTAAGCGTTGAATGGCATCATTCACTGGAGTCCGACTTATTTTCCACTTCTTAGCTAACAAATTTACATCCAATTTCGATCCAGACTGCAATTTATGCTGCAAAATGGCGTCTTTCAATACATCATAAACTTGATCATTTAATCCTAAACAAAGTGGTAGATCTGTAAGATTATCAAACATAAGCCCTCCGCACATTCCCGTATTGTCCAATGAATTCTGTGAAATTTCACAGTTCACATTTTACATATCATTCTACACATTGTCAATAGCACAAAGAGTGCATGACCTATGCATGCACTCTTTGTGCTATTGATGCAATTGACCTTCCAAAAAATCCACAATACTTTTCCCTGTCGGCGGACATCCCGCAACATGTTTCTGGCATTGACTCGTACATTGACCAATCCCCAACCCATCGGCTGTCTGTCCACGAAAGCCCTGACCAATACAGAGAGAGGAGTGCAAAAATTTTAATTGACCTTTCTCATCCAATCGTTGCAGCGCATGAATCAAAGTACCGTAACAAGCAGAACAGGCTTCTTTAGCCACAACCTTTTGCCCCAACCGCTTTGCCTTATTGGAAGGTTTAAATTGTGTGCCATTTTTTAATCCAATATTATATTCAACAATTTGCGCCCCCTGAAGATTGGTTGAACCCACACCCACCCGCTCGGCAATATCAATATACTCAATATCTTCTTTCGAATATCCGAGCAAAGCAGCGGCATAAGTATCCACAAGCACTGGATCTTTTCCGACCATAATGCGATCCATTTGCACGGGATTTCCGCCTTCTTCAAAAGTCAGATCACCTGCAATAGAATCAACAATAATCAGATCGCCTTTTAACACCTTACCTAAATAACCAATTGGTTTATGAAGTCCCAGACTATGAAAGTGGCGTTTTTCACTGTCAGGCAAACAGCCCTTCATATTTTTTAACGAACAAGTCATCAGTGTTTGACAATGTGCTTTTAGCACAGGAATATTAATTAGAAAATCCACTTCAAGTGGTTTTTTACAAACTTTCATTGAAAGTCCTTCTACTTGTTTAACAACGAAATCATCGTCTTTTAAATCATATAAAGGAACGTCATATTTCTTAGAAAGTGTTTCGTAGCCACAAACCTGAAATGCTCGTTTCGTATTGTCACCAACCCAGGAACCTTCCATAATCGCAATATGTTTCATCCCATGGTTATGTAAATAACGAATAACACCTTCCACAATCTCAGGGGATGTCGTAGCTCCCTCACTAGCCTTTTTCGCCACAACAAGATTAGGTTTGATCCCAATATACATATCGGGATCAAGCTCTTTAGCAAGCTCAGTTTTATCCAAAAGGTCATAAGTCATTTGGGCCGGATTGGAACCATAAATAACATGAATCTCTGAGTTTTCCATCGCCGATTTTCTCCTATTCGATAACGTCATATCAAAACATGCTCACATAAAATTCTTTGTGAGCATACTTTCTTCAAAGTGGAATAGTAGATTCTGTCTGTTTATCGATTTCTACTGGATACATCGAAGCCCACTTGAATAAGGCGGCAAACTCTCGCTGCTGCTTCCTGAAGCAATTCTCCTGCCTGAGCCATGCATTCTGTAAGTTCCATAGGCCGCGGTACTGTGCCCATTAAGGCATCAATGCCTTTTCTCAGCACATCATCACAGCCCTTCCCTAAACCACCTGACAAACAAACGACAGGTACACCATATTGCTTCGCTATTTGAGCAATGCCAACAGGCGCTTTTCCATGCGCTGTTTGGAAATCCGTATTGCCTTCCCCAGTCATAACTAAGTCAGCGTGTTTTACTGTATTACTAAAGTCACAGGCTTCTAGAACAATTTCAACACCAGGGCGAAGCTTTGCCTGTGTAAAAATCATTAATCCCGCACCCAGTCCGCCAGCTGCTCCGGCTCCCGGAAGATTGAGCACATCTTTACCGATAACTTTTTTTGCTACTTCAGCATAATGCTTCAACGCTTGATCAAGTTCAGCCACAATTTCTGGTGTAGCTCCTTTTTGCGGGCCATACACAGCAGACGCGCCATGATCGCCACACAGAGGATTATCCACATCACTGGCTACTAATATGGTTGTCTCGGCCAACCGAGAATCGATATGAGTTGTATCCATTGTTTCAAGCTGAGCAAGAGCAGCTCCACCATAGGACAATTCTTGTCCATTAACATCAAGAAATTTTACCCCCAATGCCTGAGCCATACCGGCACCGCCATCATTCGTGGCGCTGCCGCCAATACCAATAATAATCTTTTTGATTCCTTGATCGAGTGCTGCTTGAATCAATTGGCCTGTACCATACGTTGTAGCCACTCGCGGATTGCGTTTTTCTGCCGGTATCAGTGTGATCCCTGAGGCAGCAGCCATTTCAATCACCGCTGTTTCGCCATCGCCCAATAGACCCCAGCTTGCTTGTGTTCTATCGCCAAGCGGCCCCATCACTTGTTGATGAATAATACGTCCTCCTGTAGCAGCAACTAGCGCTTCTACAGTTCCCTCGCCACCATCAGCGATAGGTACCTTACTTACCTGGGCCTCCGGGAAAACAGCATGAATTCCCTTTTCCATGGCACTCGCCACGTCCATGGCCGACAAGCTTCCTTTAAATGAATCCGGAGCAACTACAATTCGCATGTTTTTGTCACGTCCTATCTATCTGTTTATTCTATTTACTTAAAGTGTATAGCACCTACCAGTCCTTGGCAACTATTTTAGCCACTTATGCAGATTCAGACACAAACTTCATGAGATTAAGACCAATTTCCGTACTATATTCGCGTTCCACTTGACCATCGATAATATCCATAACCAATTCTCCTGTAGCCCCAACCCAAGCAGCATTTAAGTGTCCGCCACGAACTTGATATGTTTCATCAGCCAAATTGATGTGCAAATGGAGATAAACTTCCCCTTCTTTTTGAGAAATATTGCCCATAAGACTTGTAATTTCCATATTTCCTGTCAATTCCGTAGAATGATATTCTTTTGTATCTTGCATAAAAACACCGATACTGGCCTTGTTAATCGCACCAATGCCTGTGACAGTAGCTAATTTTATGTTATGCTGCTGACAAAACAGAGTGAGCGTTGCCAAAATTTCTTCGC encodes:
- a CDS encoding GntR family transcriptional regulator; translated protein: MFDNLTDLPLCLGLNDQVYDVLKDAILQHKLQSGSKLDVNLLAKKWKISRTPVNDAIQRLMMEGLVSVIPRRGTFVASIALEDILQLLDVRLMFELRTAELIIENMRVEQLHELKQLLITLDNLLQNATVDYIQYGQLDMEFHSLPVMWTNNQRLYQIYQAQNFQWYMTRVWKSSAGQMEHWAIFQAYESRSLDAVQQAITKHIEAGKASVIERNKKEC
- a CDS encoding DUF362 domain-containing protein produces the protein MENSEIHVIYGSNPAQMTYDLLDKTELAKELDPDMYIGIKPNLVVAKKASEGATTSPEIVEGVIRYLHNHGMKHIAIMEGSWVGDNTKRAFQVCGYETLSKKYDVPLYDLKDDDFVVKQVEGLSMKVCKKPLEVDFLINIPVLKAHCQTLMTCSLKNMKGCLPDSEKRHFHSLGLHKPIGYLGKVLKGDLIIVDSIAGDLTFEEGGNPVQMDRIMVGKDPVLVDTYAAALLGYSKEDIEYIDIAERVGVGSTNLQGAQIVEYNIGLKNGTQFKPSNKAKRLGQKVVAKEACSACYGTLIHALQRLDEKGQLKFLHSSLCIGQGFRGQTADGLGIGQCTSQCQKHVAGCPPTGKSIVDFLEGQLHQ
- a CDS encoding glycerate kinase, giving the protein MRIVVAPDSFKGSLSAMDVASAMEKGIHAVFPEAQVSKVPIADGGEGTVEALVAATGGRIIHQQVMGPLGDRTQASWGLLGDGETAVIEMAAASGITLIPAEKRNPRVATTYGTGQLIQAALDQGIKKIIIGIGGSATNDGGAGMAQALGVKFLDVNGQELSYGGAALAQLETMDTTHIDSRLAETTILVASDVDNPLCGDHGASAVYGPQKGATPEIVAELDQALKHYAEVAKKVIGKDVLNLPGAGAAGGLGAGLMIFTQAKLRPGVEIVLEACDFSNTVKHADLVMTGEGNTDFQTAHGKAPVGIAQIAKQYGVPVVCLSGGLGKGCDDVLRKGIDALMGTVPRPMELTECMAQAGELLQEAAARVCRLIQVGFDVSSRNR
- a CDS encoding PPC domain-containing DNA-binding protein, with translation MEYYCTGSKIVLRLDKGEEILATLTLFCQQHNIKLATVTGIGAINKASIGVFMQDTKEYHSTELTGNMEITSLMGNISQKEGEVYLHLHINLADETYQVRGGHLNAAWVGATGELVMDIIDGQVEREYSTEIGLNLMKFVSESA